CCTGCCCCGGCCCCCGACCTCCATCCTTTCAAAACGGGATGTCTTCGTCGAAGGGCGCTTCCGGTTGACCAGCGCCGGTCCCCTGAGCACCGGATCCGGCCCCACCCGGTTTGGCCTCGCCGTTCGTGGGTTTGGGATCCAGAAAGTCCACGCTGTTGGCCACGATCTCCGTGACGGTCCGTTTGACGCCTTCCGAGGTCTCGAAAGATCTCGTGGTGAGCCTGCCGGTCACGGCCACCCGGCTCCCCTTGTGCAGATAGGCGCTCACGGTCTCGGCCAGTCC
This is a stretch of genomic DNA from bacterium. It encodes these proteins:
- a CDS encoding single-stranded DNA-binding protein — translated: MNQVNIIGRLGADVDLRYTTTTQRAVARMSVAVNDRYGENERVYWFSVICWNGLAETVSAYLHKGSRVAVTGRLTTRSFETSEGVKRTVTEIVANSVDFLDPKPTNGEAKPGGAGSGAQGTGAGQPEAPFDEDIPF